One segment of Sander vitreus isolate 19-12246 chromosome 20, sanVit1, whole genome shotgun sequence DNA contains the following:
- the lrfn5a gene encoding leucine-rich repeat and fibronectin type-III domain-containing protein 5 → MERLWLCVMLAVAMAVRAQICPKRCVCQILSPNLATLCAKKGLLFVPPNIDRHTVELRLADNFVTSVKRKDFANMTRLVDLTLSRNTISYITPHAFADLENLRALHLNSNRLTRIGNDTFCGMSKLHHLILNNNQLMLIHQGAFNDLLALEELDLSYNNLDTIPWEAIQKMISLHTLSLDHNMLDFIPEGTFSLLQKLNRLDVTSNKLLKLPPDPLFQRAQVLATSGVMTSTSFALSFGGNPLHCNCELLWLRRLNREDDLETCASPQHLSGRYFWSIPEEEFLCEPPLITRYSHEMRVLEGQRVILRCKARGDPEPAIHWISPEGKLVSNSSRTLVYNNGTLDILISTVKDTGSFSCISSNPAGEAHQTIDLVIMKLPHISNNTNNIQEPDPGSSDISTSTRGGANGSNVTGDVKGGADKRVVTAEATSSTALIKFNFQRNIPGIRMFQIQYNGSQDDSLVYRMIPPSSKNFLVNNLAAGTQYDLCVLAIYDDVITSLTATRVVGCVQFTTESEYMRCHFMQSQFLGGTMIIIIGGIIVASVLVFIIILMIRYKVCNPGEGGKGVSLSMTNVHSQTNGQQSQGCTVTPSSSKHGSIGLDDLSGGTKKRSGAGGGRGGAKDTMTQLSDSSLPDCSTTTSVLSQPWAAKIPTAGAEEREKAGEERAQADVSSPTGTSGSLTKPKRKPTPSKPGSVCSNNSATPENQSSPRPPSSSFSTASSALLPSSPLENLNTNRNNSTSLNQTPPPFVPSFFSSPLATPSPVPSIRFRETPILRRAPRAGTSAKYQTLPVEEAGRTRGRRRYSLSEGGSKTHSSHQGAGGAPKIGRIMRDKRSQSMSGMLLPKDGDGDSDKGRCDSDWILESTV, encoded by the exons TGTGAAGAGGAAAGATTTTGCAAATATGACACGGCTGGTGGATCTAACATTATCCAGAAACACCATCTCCTACATCACACCTCATGCCTTTGCCGATTTGGAAAACCTCAGAGCTCTACACCTCAACAG taACCGGCTGACGAGGATAGGCAATGATACATTTTGCGGGATGTCGAAGCTTCACCACCTTATTCTGAACAACAACCAGCTGATGCTGATCCACCAGGGAGCATTCAACGACCTGCTGGCACTGGAAGAATTGGACCTCAGTTACAATAACCTGGACACTATACCTTGGGAGGCCATCCAG AAAATGATTAGCCTCCATACGCTGAGTTTAGACCACAATATGTTGGACTTCATTCCAGAGGGAACATTTTCTCTGCTACAGAAACTCAACCGGCTGGACGTCACCTCTAATAAACTCCTAAAGCTGCCGCCGGACCCACTTTTTCAACGAGCACAG GTCCTGGCCACATCAGGGGTTATGACCTCCACTTCTTTTGCATTATCATTTGGTGGAAACCCGCTCCACTGCAACTGTGAGTTACTGTGGCTGCGAAGGCTAAACAGAGAGGACGACCTGGAGACATGCGCTTCACCCCAACACCTCTCTGGCCGATACTTCTGGTCCATCCCTGAGGAGGAGTTTCTCTGCGAACCTCCACTCATCACCAGATACTCCCATGAGATGCGGGTGCTTGAAGGGCAGAGAGTTATACTCAG GTGTAAGGCAAGAGGTGACCCAGAGCCAGCAATCCACTGGATCTCTCCCGAGGGCAAACTGGTGTCTAACTCCTCCAGAACGTTGGTCTACAACAACGGGACCCTGGACATCCTCATCAGTACGGTGAAAGACACTGGCTCCTTCAGTTGCATCTCCTCCAACCCTGCCGGTGAAGCCCACCAAACAATAGACCTGGTTATTATGAAACTCCCCCACATCtccaacaacaccaacaacatCCAGGAGCCCGACCCGGGATCGTCAGACATTTCCACGTCAACCCGAGGCGGCGCCAACGGGAGCAACGTGACGGGTGACGTTAAGGGTGGGGCGGATAAGAGGGTTGTAACGGCCGAGGCCACGTCATCGACAGCGCTGATCAAGTTCAACTTCCAGAGGAATATTCCGGGCATAAGGATGTTCCAGATACAATACAATGGGAGCCAAGATGACTCGCTGGTTTACAG AATGATCCCCCCATCAAGCAAAAACTTCCTGGTCAACAACCTGGCAGCAGGGACCCAGTACGACCTCTGCGTGCTGGCCATCTACGATGATGTCATCACCTCTCTGACAGCAACACGTGTGGTCGGCTGTGTGCAGTTCACCACCGAGTCAGAGTACATGAGGTGTCATTTTATGCAGTCTCAGTTCCTCGGCGGGACTATGATCATCATCATCGGCGGAATAATAGTGGCTTCGGTGCTCGTTTTCATCATCATCCTGATGATACGGTACAAG GTGTGTAACCCTGGTGAGGGTGGTAAAGGCGTTTCATTGTCGATGACCAACGTTCACTCACAGACCAATGGGCAGCAGTCACAGGGATGCACTGTGACTCCAAGCTCCTCTAAACACGGCTCAATCGGATTAGACGACCTCTCAGGAGGCACAAAGAAAAGGagtggagcaggaggaggaagaggaggggccAAGGATACGATGACTCAGTTGTCCGACTCATCCCTGCCTGATTGCTCCACGACTACGTCAGTTCTCAGCCAGCCTTGGGCAGCCAAAATCCCAACAGCTGGAGCCGAGGAACGGGAGAAAGCGGGTGAAGAGAGAGCTCAAGCTGACGTCTCGTCGCCCACCGGCACCAGCGGTTCACTAACCAAGCCAAAGCGGAAGCCCACTCCAAGTAAGCCAGGCTCGGTCTGCTCCAACAACTCGGCTACTCCTGAAAACCAATCCTCCCCTcgccctccttcctcctccttctccaccgcctcctctgctctcctcccctcctcccctctggaGAACCTCAACACCAACCGCAACAACTCCACCTCTCTCAACCAAACCCCGCCTCCCTTTGTCCCTTCCTTTTTCTCCAGCCCTCTCGCCACCCCGAGCCCCGTCCCCTCCATCCGTTTTAGAGAGACGCCCATCCTGCGCAGGGCTCCTCGCGCAGGCACCTCCGCCAAGTACCAGACTCTACCTGTGGAGGAGGCAGGGAGGAccagggggaggaggaggtacTCGCTTAGTGAAGGAGGCTCAAAGACTCATTCGTCCCATCAGGGAGCAGGAGGAGCTCCCAAAATAGGGCGCATAATGCGGGACAAAAGGAGCCAATCAATGAGCGGGATGCTACTTCCAAAAGACGGGGATGGAGACTCGGACAAGGGCCGGTGTGATTCGGACTGGATCTTAGAAAGCACAGTTTGA